From Theileria orientalis strain Shintoku DNA, chromosome 4, complete genome, the proteins below share one genomic window:
- a CDS encoding uncharacterized protein (Short-chain dehydrogenase/reductase SDR family protein), whose product MLDNTNMKGKVALVTGGYSGIGYETVLQLLKWNCKVVICGRNKTKATNAIEKLKSTNSFDPNNLSFIEMDLDNLLSVKKAAELFEKTFDRLDFLINNAGLYNRRFNLTGYNIESNFSANFLGHFYLTHQLLNVVKKTGGRIINVSSIAHFKYNPDTDPIFENKSTLSLVPNFYNSYYGRCKLLNVDAKNVLCVSLAPGVVLTPMMMPLSRRIFFSVPRFMGPLIMKRPVDGAATTLYLCAVDRSRLIAGAYYDNMRLAFVSKYAHDYDREEKLYSFTEELIKSHIK is encoded by the exons ATGTTGGATAATACCAACATGAAAGGTAAAGTTGCTCTAGTCACAG GAGGATATAGTGGCATTGGATACGAGACTGTTTTACAATTGTTGAAATGGAATTGTAAAGTGGTGATTTGTGGAAGGAATAAGACTAAAGCAACCAATGCGAttgaaaaattgaaatcaACCAACTCATTTGATCC CAACAACTTATCGTTCATTGAGATGGATTTGGATAACCTATTGTCAGTTAAAAAGGCAGCTGAATTGTTTGAAAAAACATTTGATAGATTGGATTTCTTAATCAATAATGCTGGCTTGTATAACCGTCGGTTTAATCTAACGGGATATAATATCGAAAGCAATTTTTCAGCAAATTTCCTTGGCCACTTTTACTTGACACATCAGCTTTTGAATGTAGTAAAGAAGACTGGTGGAAGGATAATCAATGTTTCCAGTATTGCACACTTCAAATATAACCCGGATACTGATCCtatatttgaaaacaaGTCTACCTTATCATTAGTTCCAAACTTCTACAACTCATATTACGGAAGATGTAAATT GCTTAACGTGGATGCCAAGAACGTTCTGTGTGTGAGTTTGGCGCCAGGCGTGGTCCTAACGCCAATGATGATGCCACTTAGTAGAAGAATATTCTTCTCAGTTCCACGTTTCATGGGCCCACTGATAATGAAACGCCCCGTAGATGGAGCAGCAACAACTCT gtATCTTTGCGCAGTGGATAGAAGCAGATTGATAGCCGGAGCTTACTACGATAACATGAGGTTGGCCTTTGTCAGCAAATACGCACACGACTACGATCGTGAAGAGAAGCTCTACAGCTTTACAGAGGAGCTTATTAAATCACACATAAAGTga
- a CDS encoding uncharacterized protein (Short-chain dehydrogenase/reductase SDR family protein) → MASNVKFNRVTHRRVALLFDNVVQSALVLYFYIAYVLVKLLSVRFNVYKLARRCLFVKALGVKQSSLVLLLFLFQFSVVTCSILLFINNYLSHGATLSKFMLDNTNMKGKVALVTGGYSGIGYETVLQLLKWNCKVVICGRNKTKATNAIEKLKSTNSFDPNNLSFIEMDLDNLLSVKKAAELFEKTFDRLDFLINNAGIWSSKLTLTSFNLESQFSSNFLGHFYLTQLLLHLVKKVGGRILNVSSIAHFKYNPNTDPIFENKSTTSLNETFNNSYYGRSKLYNVWFTNALQRRLNVDAKNVVCVSLAPGVVNTPLLWPLARIHFYLVPKYVNLLVVKRPVDGAANTLFLCATDAKNLLPGGYYDNMRLAFVSKYAHDHQREEKLYNLGEELVKKLAN, encoded by the exons ATGGCTAGTAATGTAAAGTTTAATAGAGTTACACACAGGAGAGTTGCCCTTCTATTCGACAACGTTGTACAGTCTGCCCTGGTTctgtatttttacataGCCTATGTTTTGGTAAAACTATTGAGTGTTAGgtttaatgtttataaacttGCGAGAAGGTGTTTGTTTGTCAAAGCATTGGGAGTTAAACAGTCTTCtcttgtattattattatttttatttcagtTTTCTGTAGTCACATGTTctatattgttatttattaacaattatttatcacATGGAGCCACATTGTCCAAATTTATGTTGGATAATACCAACATGAAAGGTAAAGTTGCTCTAGTCACAG GAGGATATAGTGGCATTGGATACGAGACTGTTTTACAATTGTTGAAATGGAATTGTAAAGTGGTGATTTGTGGAAGGAATAAGACTAAAGCAACCAATGCGAttgaaaaattgaaatcaACCAACTCATTTGATCC CAACAACTTATCGTTCATTGAGATGGATTTGGATAACCTATTGTCAGTTAAAAAAGCAGCTGAATTGTTTGAAAAAACATTTGATAGATTGGATTTCTTAATCAATAATGCTGGAATTTGGTCATCCAAGTTAACATTGACCAGTTTTAACCTGGAATCACAGTTTTCCTCTAACTTCCTTGGTCATTTTTACTTGACTCAACTTTTATTGCACTTGGTTAAAAAAGTAGGAGGGAGAATATTGAATGTTTCCAGCATTGCGCACTTTAAATACAACCCGAATACAGATCCtatatttgaaaacaaGTCTACCACGTCGCTCAACGAGACGTTTAACAACTCCTATTACGGAAGGTCTAAACTATACAATGTTTGGTTCACGAACGCGTTGCAAAGAag GCTCAACGTGGATGCCAAGAACGTTGTGTGTGTAAGTTTGGCCCCTGGAGTTGTAAACACTCCACTTCTGTGGCCTTTGGCAAgaatacatttttatttggtCCCCAAATATGTCAATCTCCTAGTAGTTAAGAGACCAGTGGATGGAGCAGCCAACACACT ATTTCTGTGTGCAACCGATGCTAAGAATTTGTTACCGGGAGGGTACTACGATAACATGAGGTTGGCGTTTGTCAGCAAATATGCACATGACCATCAAAGGGAGGAAAAACTCTACAATCTTGGGGAGGAACTTGTAAAAAAACTCGCAAACTAA
- a CDS encoding papain-family cysteine protease, which produces MVRPVFILGLISVMLVGGYKHSFNIHLSLVDDNGSVRVSSAKVMNSDDEKPKTNETPSKNEQPSYNGYSRSGNTSVNSGPSYGTYGNRNISGVSDLRKNDAGVKGGSETASRSSIFGASVNRYNSVTPLNARQSVTPSTSNYGRSSTAPTVAKYGKPIPTPSKTKPSFPRVDSRYGKPNATSASTRTYSTTSTAKPYVTPSFTRPVNRSTVPTTGTSTSYSSGYTNNQCIMNRINCSLTGVSGEKMENCLSCANLIYHSKECDKYEPSSFLSLFSKNDHKPSLNRQAQYGNSDSSSLLEVTNVDDFKSEGLVPLNIEPKVSVHELLNSYDNQNHVRPRDPYCNDVRCVRLLDPESCISKLPAQNQYTCGSCWIFANTLHLEILMCMESKMKRVRKLSEMYISSCLTMSSRDACSGGNTYHFSQIISQFQFIPSKDDLKYDVPVMNTCPRWQSHWSNQKPNIELLSPENNKLNSFRGFILIKRHEYDSSEEFINLIKDMVKDKGSAVISMRGQSVLKPDHDGKKVLKLCHHNQGTHAMVIIGYGSYFDENSEKRRYWNIRNSWGPNWGDEGNFKLDMDGPDGCNGNVFEYAVVLNVKIHKNSDHANYGYLPDKISNLGSGKTKKISVKFNDKVYSRIFFEDEGGSNSPYDCNRVFSINKNKNQECVNKCKRNLKLCKGYGPKDIGACLFSIDHDYDCMMCGV; this is translated from the exons ATGGTAAGGCCTGTGTTTATACTGGGTTTGATCAGTGTTATGCTAGTTGGTGGATACAAACATAGTTTTAACATTCATCTGAGTCTGGTGGATGATAATGGCAGTGTACGAGTGTCCTCAGCAAAAGTGATGAACTCGGATGATGAAAAACCTAAAACTAATGAGACACCCAGTAAAAATGAGCAACCAAGTTACAATGGGTACAGTAGGAGTGGGAACACAAGTGTTAATTCTGGGCCTTCATATGGGACTTACGGAAATAGGAACATTTCTGGCGTGAGTGATTTGAGAAAGAATGATGCTGGAGTGAAAGGTGGCAGTGAAACGGCATCTAGAAGTTCAATTTTTGGGGCATCAGTAAACAGATATAATAGTGTTACTCCCTTGAATGCCAGACAAAGCGTCACCCCCTCAACCAGTAATTACGGAAGAAGCAGTACAGCACCGACCGTGGCCAAGTATGGTAAACCGATTCCGACCCCTAGTAAAACTAAACCAAGCTTTCCGAGAGTAGATAGTAGATACGGAAAGCCCAATGCGACATCGGCTAGCACGAGAACATATTCTACAACTTCCACAGCCAAGCCATATGTTACACCCTCCTTCACTAGACCTGTAAACAGAAGCACTGTGCCAACTACAGGTACATCAACAAGTTATAGTAGCGGTTACACGAACAATCAGTGCATTATGAATAGGATCAACTGCTCCCTAACAGGTGTTAGTGGcgaaaaaatggaaaattgCTTGTCGTGTgctaatttaatttatcattcAAAAGAGTGTGACAAGTATGAACCATCATCGTTTTTATCATTGTTTTCAAAAAATGATCATAAACCCAGTTTGAACAGACAGGCTCAGTATGGTAACTCGGATAGCAGTTCATTGTTGGAAGTAACAAATGTTGACGATTTTAAATCAGAAGGTCTGGTACCGTTAAATATTGAGCCCAAAGTCTCAGTTCACGAGTTGCTAAATTCGTACGACAACCAA AACCATGTAAGGCCAAGAGACCCTTACTGTAACGATGTTCGCTGCGTCAGACTGCTTGATCCGGAAAGTTGTATCTCGAAACTTCCAGCTCAGAACCAATACACATG TGGAAGTTGTTGGATATTTGCGAACACGTTGCATTTGGAAATACTGATGTGTATGGAGAGCAAGATGAAAAGGGTCAGAAAACTATCTGAGATGTACATCTCTTCTTGTTTGACCATGAGTTCAAGAGACGCGTGCAGTGGCGGAAACACATACCACTTTTCACAAATCATATCTCAGTTTCAAT TTATACCGAGCAAAGATGATTTAAAGTATGACGTCCCCGTCATGAACACTTGCCCTAGATGGCAAAGTCATTGGAGTAACCAGAAGCCAAACATAGAATTGTTATCACCagaaaacaacaaattaAACTCATTCCGAGGATTCATATTG ATCAAGAGACATGAATATGATAGTAGTGAGGAGTTTATTAACCTAATCAAGGACATGGTTAAGGACAAAGGAAGTGCAGTTATAAGTATGAGGGGTCAATCTGTTCTAAAACCTGATCACGATGGGAAAAAGGTACTAAAACTGTGTCACCATAACCAGGG AACACATGCCATGGTCATAATCGGCTATGGATCCTATTTTGACGAGAATAGTGAGAAGAGGCGTTACTGGAACATTAGGAACAGTTGGGGACCGAATTGGGGAGACGAAGgcaattttaaacttgacATG GATGGACCTGATGGCTGTAACGGCAATGTTTTTGAATATGCCG TGGTTctaaatgttaaaattcACAAAAATTCCGACCATGCCAATTATGGCTATCTTCCCGATAAGATAAGTAATCTTGGAAGTGGCAAGACCAAAAAGATAAGTGTTAAGTTCAATGATAAGGTGTATTCaagaatattttttgaag ATGAGGGCGGTTCAAATAGTCCTTATGATTGCAACCGGGTGTTCAGTATTAACAAGAACAAGAACCAAGAGTGTGTTAACAAGTGCAAAAGGAACTTGAAACTATGTAAGGGGTACGGTCCAAAGGATATTGGAGCTTGTCTATTTTCAATCGACCATGACTACGACTGTATGATGTGCggtgtttaa
- a CDS encoding uncharacterized protein (HesB/YadR/YfhF family protein): MMVKLLKISKSAIQRLKQIKETKNKYLYINITGGGCSGFQYNFNLINPVNKGVNSSVDVRNEEEGENIVVYDDDTVKIYSNHESSEVINGCTLDFQKELIGSKFILDDIQNSVRKCSCGNSFELKDV; encoded by the coding sequence atgatggTAAAACTGTTGAAGATTAGCAAAAGTGCTATTCAAAGACTGAAGCAAATAAAGGAGACCAAAAACAAGTAtttgtacataaatataacagGAGGTGGCTGCTCAGGATTCCAGtataactttaatttaatcaacCCAGTAAATAAAGGAGTAAACAGTAGCGTAGACGTGAGAAATGAAGAGGAGGGCGAGAACATAGTAGTGTACGATGACGACACGGTAAAGATATATAGTAACCATGAGTCGAGTGAGGTGATTAACGGATGCACACTGGATTTCCAGAAAGAGCTGATAGGGTCTAAGTTTATCCTAGACGACATACAAAACTCAGTAAGAAAGTGTTCCTGCGGAAACTCATTTGAACTGAAggatgtgtaa